Proteins co-encoded in one Populus trichocarpa isolate Nisqually-1 chromosome 10, P.trichocarpa_v4.1, whole genome shotgun sequence genomic window:
- the LOC7459032 gene encoding long chain acyl-CoA synthetase 6, peroxisomal isoform X3 codes for MTFGEAGTARTEIGSGLIYHGIPKGSTIGIYFINRPEWMIVDHACSAYSYISVPLYDTLGPDAVKYIVNHAVVHAIFCVPQTLNMLLSFLSEIPSARLIVVVGGIDDQMPSLPSSTGVQVVTYSKLLSQGRSSLQPFHPPKPEDIATICYTSGTTGTPKGVVLTHGNFIASVAGISLSTSYSTSDIFISYLPLAHIYERVNQVMTVYCGVAVGFYQGDNMKLMDDMAALRPTIFCSVPRLYNRIYAGIMNAVKASGGLRERLFNAAYNAKKQALLNGKNPSPMWDRLVFNKIKDRLGGRVRLIVSGASPLSPDVLEFLRICFGGRIIEGYGMTETTSPISSMDEGDSLNGHVGSPSPSCEVKLVDVPEMNYTSDDKPYPRGEICIRGPIVFQGYYKDEEQTREVINEDGWFHSGDIGLWLPGGRLKIIDRKKNIFKLAQGEYIAPEKIENVYAKCKFIAQCFVYGDSLNSSLVAVVSVDHDVLKAWAASEGNKYENLAQLCNDPRVRAAILADMDAVGREAQLRGFEFVKAVTLVLEQFTVENDLLTPTFKIKRPQAKAYYEKAISNMYAELAASDPSSKKVL; via the exons ATGACGTTCGGAGAAGCAGGTACTGCACGAACTGAGATAGGTTCTGGCTTAATATACCATGGAATACCTAAG GGATCTACTATTGGAATATATTTTATCAACAGGCCAGAATGGATGATTGTTGACCATGCGTGCTCTGCATACTCTTACATATCCGTACCTTTATATGACACACTCG GTCCTGATGCTGTCAAGTATATTGTAAATCATGCTGTTGTACATGCTATATTTTGTGTGCCTCAAACATTGAATATG TTATTGAGTTTCTTGTCTGAGATTCCATCTGCACGTCTAATTGTG GTGGTTGGAGGAATAGATGATCAAATGCCATCTCTTCCATCGTCAACTGGAGTTCAGGTTGTGACATATTCAAAACTGCTGAGTCAG GGTCGCAGTAGCCTGCAGCCCTTTCACCCGCCAAAGCCTGAGGATATTGCTACCATTTGCTACACAAGTGGTACAACTGGAACACCAAAG GGAGTTGTATTGACCCATGGAAACTTTATTGCAAGCGTTGCTGGGATCTCGCTTTCTACTTCATACAGCACATCAGATAT TTTCATTTCATATTTGCCTTTGGCGCACATTTATGAACGGGTAAACCAGGTCATGACGGTTTATTGTGGAGTTGCTGTTGGATTCTATCAGGGG GATAATATGAAACTAATGGATGATATGGCTGCTCTACGACCCACTATATTCTGCAGTGTTCCTCGGCTCTACAATAGAATATATGCAGG TATTATGAATGCTGTAAAGGCATCTGGTGGGTTAAGGGAGAGGTTATTCAATGCTGCTTATAATGCTAAGAAGCAAGCACTACTGAATG GCAAGAATCCATCTCCAATGTGGGACAGGCTGGTGTTCAATAAGATTAAGGATAGACTTGGAGGGCGAGTTCGTTTAATTGTGTCAGGTGCTTCACCGCTGTCTCCTGATGTGTTGGAGTTTTTGAGGAT CTGTTTTGGTGGGCGGATAATTGAAGGGTATGGAATGACTGAGACGACTTCTCCTATATCTTCCATGGATGAGGGTGACAGCCTCAATGGTCATGTTGGTTCTCCTAGTCCATCTTGTG AAGTAAAGCTTGTGgatgttccagaaatgaactaCACATCTGATGATAAGCCATATCCTCGTGGTGAAATCTGTATAAGGGGTCCAATTGTTTTCCAAGGCTATTACAAAGATGAAGAACAGAC GAGAGAAGTAATCAATGAAGATGGATGGTTTCATTCTGGGGATATAGGATTATGGCTACCTGGAGGCCGTCTAAAGATTATTGATAG AAAGAAGAACATTTTTAAGCTGGCACAAGGAGAGTACATAGCTCCGGAGAAAATTGAGAATGTTTATGCTAAATGCAAGTTTATTGCCCAGTGCTTTGTCTATG GGGACAGCCTAAATTCTTCTTTGGTAGCTGTTGTTTCAGTAGACCATGATGTGTTGAAAGCATGGGCTGCTTCTGAAGGCAATAAG TATGAAAATTTAGCACAACTGTGCAATGATCCTAGAGTTAGGGCTGCTATACTTGCAGACATGGATGCTGTCGGAAGGGAAGCTCAG CTGCGAGGTTTTGAATTTGTAAAAGCTGTGACACTGGTGCTAGAACAATTTACAGTGGAAAATGATCTTCTGACCCCAACATTTAAG ATTAAGAGACCTCAGGCAAAGGCATACTACGAGAAAGCAATATCAAATATGTATGCAGAACTGGCTGCATCTGATCCCTCTTCTAAGAAGGTGCTGTGA
- the LOC7459032 gene encoding long chain acyl-CoA synthetase 6, peroxisomal isoform X2 produces the protein MDSAMTAPDTAQRRIKAIHSHLITAAAHDDSPPQLRHNPTAGEFFSEQGYSVVLPEKLQTGKWNVYRSARTPLKLVSRFPDHPEIGTLHDNFARSVETFRDYKYLGTRIRVDGTVGDYKWMTFGEAGTARTEIGSGLIYHGIPKGSTIGIYFINRPEWMIVDHACSAYSYISVPLYDTLGPDAVKYIVNHAVVHAIFCVPQTLNMLLSFLSEIPSARLIVVVGGIDDQMPSLPSSTGVQVVTYSKLLSQGRSSLQPFHPPKPEDIATICYTSGTTGTPKGVVLTHGNFIASVAGISLSTSYSTSDIFISYLPLAHIYERVNQVMTVYCGVAVGFYQGDNMKLMDDMAALRPTIFCSVPRLYNRIYAGIMNAVKASGGLRERLFNAAYNAKKQALLNGKNPSPMWDRLVFNKIKDRLGGRVRLIVSGASPLSPDVLEFLRICFGGRIIEGYGMTETTSPISSMDEGDSLNGHVGSPSPSCVKLVDVPEMNYTSDDKPYPRGEICIRGPIVFQGYYKDEEQTREVINEDGWFHSGDIGLWLPGGRLKIIDRKKNIFKLAQGEYIAPEKIENVYAKCKFIAQCFVYGDSLNSSLVAVVSVDHDVLKAWAASEGNKYENLAQLCNDPRVRAAILADMDAVGREAQLRGFEFVKAVTLVLEQFTVENDLLTPTFKIKRPQAKAYYEKAISNMYAELAASDPSSKKVL, from the exons AGCAGGGGTACAGCGTTGTGCTTCCAGAGAAATTGCAAACAGGAAAGTGGAATGTGTACAG GTCTGCTCGCACCCCTTTAAAGCTCGTGAGTAGATTTCCTGATCATCCTGAAATTGGTACATTGCATGATAATTTTGC GCGCTCGGTTGAAACTTTCCGGGACTACAAATATCTGGGCACGCGAATTCGTGTTGATGGAACAGTTGGAGA CTACAAATGGATGACGTTCGGAGAAGCAGGTACTGCACGAACTGAGATAGGTTCTGGCTTAATATACCATGGAATACCTAAG GGATCTACTATTGGAATATATTTTATCAACAGGCCAGAATGGATGATTGTTGACCATGCGTGCTCTGCATACTCTTACATATCCGTACCTTTATATGACACACTCG GTCCTGATGCTGTCAAGTATATTGTAAATCATGCTGTTGTACATGCTATATTTTGTGTGCCTCAAACATTGAATATG TTATTGAGTTTCTTGTCTGAGATTCCATCTGCACGTCTAATTGTG GTGGTTGGAGGAATAGATGATCAAATGCCATCTCTTCCATCGTCAACTGGAGTTCAGGTTGTGACATATTCAAAACTGCTGAGTCAG GGTCGCAGTAGCCTGCAGCCCTTTCACCCGCCAAAGCCTGAGGATATTGCTACCATTTGCTACACAAGTGGTACAACTGGAACACCAAAG GGAGTTGTATTGACCCATGGAAACTTTATTGCAAGCGTTGCTGGGATCTCGCTTTCTACTTCATACAGCACATCAGATAT TTTCATTTCATATTTGCCTTTGGCGCACATTTATGAACGGGTAAACCAGGTCATGACGGTTTATTGTGGAGTTGCTGTTGGATTCTATCAGGGG GATAATATGAAACTAATGGATGATATGGCTGCTCTACGACCCACTATATTCTGCAGTGTTCCTCGGCTCTACAATAGAATATATGCAGG TATTATGAATGCTGTAAAGGCATCTGGTGGGTTAAGGGAGAGGTTATTCAATGCTGCTTATAATGCTAAGAAGCAAGCACTACTGAATG GCAAGAATCCATCTCCAATGTGGGACAGGCTGGTGTTCAATAAGATTAAGGATAGACTTGGAGGGCGAGTTCGTTTAATTGTGTCAGGTGCTTCACCGCTGTCTCCTGATGTGTTGGAGTTTTTGAGGAT CTGTTTTGGTGGGCGGATAATTGAAGGGTATGGAATGACTGAGACGACTTCTCCTATATCTTCCATGGATGAGGGTGACAGCCTCAATGGTCATGTTGGTTCTCCTAGTCCATCTTGTG TAAAGCTTGTGgatgttccagaaatgaactaCACATCTGATGATAAGCCATATCCTCGTGGTGAAATCTGTATAAGGGGTCCAATTGTTTTCCAAGGCTATTACAAAGATGAAGAACAGAC GAGAGAAGTAATCAATGAAGATGGATGGTTTCATTCTGGGGATATAGGATTATGGCTACCTGGAGGCCGTCTAAAGATTATTGATAG AAAGAAGAACATTTTTAAGCTGGCACAAGGAGAGTACATAGCTCCGGAGAAAATTGAGAATGTTTATGCTAAATGCAAGTTTATTGCCCAGTGCTTTGTCTATG GGGACAGCCTAAATTCTTCTTTGGTAGCTGTTGTTTCAGTAGACCATGATGTGTTGAAAGCATGGGCTGCTTCTGAAGGCAATAAG TATGAAAATTTAGCACAACTGTGCAATGATCCTAGAGTTAGGGCTGCTATACTTGCAGACATGGATGCTGTCGGAAGGGAAGCTCAG CTGCGAGGTTTTGAATTTGTAAAAGCTGTGACACTGGTGCTAGAACAATTTACAGTGGAAAATGATCTTCTGACCCCAACATTTAAG ATTAAGAGACCTCAGGCAAAGGCATACTACGAGAAAGCAATATCAAATATGTATGCAGAACTGGCTGCATCTGATCCCTCTTCTAAGAAGGTGCTGTGA
- the LOC7459032 gene encoding long chain acyl-CoA synthetase 6, peroxisomal isoform X1 → MDSAMTAPDTAQRRIKAIHSHLITAAAHDDSPPQLRHNPTAGEFFSEQGYSVVLPEKLQTGKWNVYRSARTPLKLVSRFPDHPEIGTLHDNFARSVETFRDYKYLGTRIRVDGTVGDYKWMTFGEAGTARTEIGSGLIYHGIPKGSTIGIYFINRPEWMIVDHACSAYSYISVPLYDTLGPDAVKYIVNHAVVHAIFCVPQTLNMLLSFLSEIPSARLIVVVGGIDDQMPSLPSSTGVQVVTYSKLLSQGRSSLQPFHPPKPEDIATICYTSGTTGTPKGVVLTHGNFIASVAGISLSTSYSTSDIFISYLPLAHIYERVNQVMTVYCGVAVGFYQGDNMKLMDDMAALRPTIFCSVPRLYNRIYAGIMNAVKASGGLRERLFNAAYNAKKQALLNGKNPSPMWDRLVFNKIKDRLGGRVRLIVSGASPLSPDVLEFLRICFGGRIIEGYGMTETTSPISSMDEGDSLNGHVGSPSPSCEVKLVDVPEMNYTSDDKPYPRGEICIRGPIVFQGYYKDEEQTREVINEDGWFHSGDIGLWLPGGRLKIIDRKKNIFKLAQGEYIAPEKIENVYAKCKFIAQCFVYGDSLNSSLVAVVSVDHDVLKAWAASEGNKYENLAQLCNDPRVRAAILADMDAVGREAQLRGFEFVKAVTLVLEQFTVENDLLTPTFKIKRPQAKAYYEKAISNMYAELAASDPSSKKVL, encoded by the exons AGCAGGGGTACAGCGTTGTGCTTCCAGAGAAATTGCAAACAGGAAAGTGGAATGTGTACAG GTCTGCTCGCACCCCTTTAAAGCTCGTGAGTAGATTTCCTGATCATCCTGAAATTGGTACATTGCATGATAATTTTGC GCGCTCGGTTGAAACTTTCCGGGACTACAAATATCTGGGCACGCGAATTCGTGTTGATGGAACAGTTGGAGA CTACAAATGGATGACGTTCGGAGAAGCAGGTACTGCACGAACTGAGATAGGTTCTGGCTTAATATACCATGGAATACCTAAG GGATCTACTATTGGAATATATTTTATCAACAGGCCAGAATGGATGATTGTTGACCATGCGTGCTCTGCATACTCTTACATATCCGTACCTTTATATGACACACTCG GTCCTGATGCTGTCAAGTATATTGTAAATCATGCTGTTGTACATGCTATATTTTGTGTGCCTCAAACATTGAATATG TTATTGAGTTTCTTGTCTGAGATTCCATCTGCACGTCTAATTGTG GTGGTTGGAGGAATAGATGATCAAATGCCATCTCTTCCATCGTCAACTGGAGTTCAGGTTGTGACATATTCAAAACTGCTGAGTCAG GGTCGCAGTAGCCTGCAGCCCTTTCACCCGCCAAAGCCTGAGGATATTGCTACCATTTGCTACACAAGTGGTACAACTGGAACACCAAAG GGAGTTGTATTGACCCATGGAAACTTTATTGCAAGCGTTGCTGGGATCTCGCTTTCTACTTCATACAGCACATCAGATAT TTTCATTTCATATTTGCCTTTGGCGCACATTTATGAACGGGTAAACCAGGTCATGACGGTTTATTGTGGAGTTGCTGTTGGATTCTATCAGGGG GATAATATGAAACTAATGGATGATATGGCTGCTCTACGACCCACTATATTCTGCAGTGTTCCTCGGCTCTACAATAGAATATATGCAGG TATTATGAATGCTGTAAAGGCATCTGGTGGGTTAAGGGAGAGGTTATTCAATGCTGCTTATAATGCTAAGAAGCAAGCACTACTGAATG GCAAGAATCCATCTCCAATGTGGGACAGGCTGGTGTTCAATAAGATTAAGGATAGACTTGGAGGGCGAGTTCGTTTAATTGTGTCAGGTGCTTCACCGCTGTCTCCTGATGTGTTGGAGTTTTTGAGGAT CTGTTTTGGTGGGCGGATAATTGAAGGGTATGGAATGACTGAGACGACTTCTCCTATATCTTCCATGGATGAGGGTGACAGCCTCAATGGTCATGTTGGTTCTCCTAGTCCATCTTGTG AAGTAAAGCTTGTGgatgttccagaaatgaactaCACATCTGATGATAAGCCATATCCTCGTGGTGAAATCTGTATAAGGGGTCCAATTGTTTTCCAAGGCTATTACAAAGATGAAGAACAGAC GAGAGAAGTAATCAATGAAGATGGATGGTTTCATTCTGGGGATATAGGATTATGGCTACCTGGAGGCCGTCTAAAGATTATTGATAG AAAGAAGAACATTTTTAAGCTGGCACAAGGAGAGTACATAGCTCCGGAGAAAATTGAGAATGTTTATGCTAAATGCAAGTTTATTGCCCAGTGCTTTGTCTATG GGGACAGCCTAAATTCTTCTTTGGTAGCTGTTGTTTCAGTAGACCATGATGTGTTGAAAGCATGGGCTGCTTCTGAAGGCAATAAG TATGAAAATTTAGCACAACTGTGCAATGATCCTAGAGTTAGGGCTGCTATACTTGCAGACATGGATGCTGTCGGAAGGGAAGCTCAG CTGCGAGGTTTTGAATTTGTAAAAGCTGTGACACTGGTGCTAGAACAATTTACAGTGGAAAATGATCTTCTGACCCCAACATTTAAG ATTAAGAGACCTCAGGCAAAGGCATACTACGAGAAAGCAATATCAAATATGTATGCAGAACTGGCTGCATCTGATCCCTCTTCTAAGAAGGTGCTGTGA
- the LOC7459031 gene encoding chloride channel protein CLC-d isoform X2, which translates to MLSNQLHNGMETAKLLWSRIPSSEDGEVDGVSMLRTSNGNTAESLDYEVIENQAYRYEQAQRGKLYVGYQVVVKWFLALLIGIGTGLAAVFINISVENFAGWKFSLTFSIIQRSYFAGFVIYVLINLVLVFSSVYIVTHFAPAAAGSGIPEIKGYLNGLDIPGILLFRTLIGKIFGSIGSVGGGLALGKEGPLVHTGACIASLLGQGGSTKYHLSLRWLQVFKSDRDRRDLVTCGCAAGVAAAFRAPVGGVLFALEEVTSWWRSQLMWRVFFTSAVVAVVVRTAMGWCKSGKCGHFGSGGFIIWDTSDGQEDYSFGELLPMAVIGVIGGLLGALFNQLTLHITYWRRNYLHKNGNRVKIIEACLISVITSAISFGLPLLRKCNPCPESDPDSGIECPRPPGMYGNYVNFYCGKDKEYNDLATIFFNTQDDAIRNLFSAKTIHEFSAQSLLTFLVMFYTLAVVTFGTAVPAGQFVPGIMIGSTYGRLVGMFVVNFYKVNVEEGTYALLGAASFLGGSMRMTVSLCVIMVEITNNLKLLPLIMLVLLISKAVGDAFNEGLYEQQARLRGIPLLESRPKYQMRNMKAKEACGNQKVVSFPRIVKVADVISILQSNIHNGFPVIDHTRNGETLVIGLVLRSHLLVLLQSKVDFQHSPLPCDPAGVSKSIRHNFSEFVKPVSSKGISIEDIHLSSDDLEMYIDLAPFLNPSPYVVPEDMSLTKVYNLFRQLGLRHIFVVPRASRVVGMITRKDLLIEDREDSANVELQSTSRAPSI; encoded by the exons atgttatcGAATCAATTGCATAATGGAATGGAGACTGCGAAGCTATTGTGGTCTCGGATTCCAAGCTCAGAGGACGGTGAGGTTGACGGTGTTAGCATGTTGAGAACCAGCAATGGAAACACTGCTGAGAGTCTTGACTATGAAGTTATCGAGAATCAGGCGTATCGATATGAAcag GCGCAAAGAGGGAAGCTTTATGTTGGATATCAAGTGGTAGTTAAGTGGTTCTTAGCTTTGCTCATTGGTATtg GTACTGGATTAGCGGCTGTTTTCATCAATATATCTGTCGAGAATTTTGCAGGCTGGAAGTTTTCTTTGACGTTTTCAATAATTCAGAGATCATATTTTGCTGGATTtgtaatatatgtattaattaacttggTTTTAGTCTTTTCATCTGTATATATCGTTACACATTTTGCACCTGCGGCAGCAGGTTCTGGTATTCCAGAAATTAAGGGTTATTTGAATG GGCTTGATATTCCTGGTATTCTACTCTTCAGAACTTTGATTGGAAAG ATATTTGGAAGCATTGGTTCTGTGGGAGGTGGCCTTGCTTTAGGAAAAGAAGGTCCTCTTGTTCATACTGGTGCTTGTATTGCTTCCTTGCTTGGACAA ggTGGATCTACAAAATATCATCTAAGTTTGAGGTGGCTTCAAGTTTTCAAGAGTGATCGCGATCGTCGTGATCTT GTGACCTGTGGGTGTGCGgctggtgttgctgctgcttttAGAGCTCCTGTTGGTGGTGTATTATTTGCTTTGGAAGAAGTTACATCCTG GTGGAGGAGTCAACTTATGTGGCGTGTCTTTTTTACCTCTGCTGTTGTGGCGGTTGTGGTGCGTACTGCTATGGGATGGTGTAAGAGTGGGAAGTGTGGGCATTTTGGCTCTGGTGGTTTCATAATATGGGACACGTCAGA tGGTCAAGAGGACTATTCTTTTGGGGAGTTACTTCCAATGGCAGTTATTGGGGTTATTGGTGGTCTACTTG GTGCGTTATTCAATCAGCTTACTCTTCATATAACCTACTGGCGACGGAATTATCTGCACAAGAATGGGAACCGAGTGAAG ATTATTGAAGCATGCCTCATCTCTGTTATTACTTCAGCTATTTCCTTTGGACTACCACTTCTAAGAAAATGCAATCCATGCCCTGAATCAGATCCTGACTCTGGCATTGAATGCCCAAGGCCCCCAGGGATGTATGGAAATTATGTAAAT TTTTACTGTGGCAAGGACAAGGAATACAATGATCTTGCAACGATTTTCTTTAATACTCAG GATGATGCCATAAGGAATCTGTTTAGTGCAAAGACAATCCATGAGTTCAGTGCCCAGAGTTTATTGACGTTTCTG GTTATGTTTTATACTTTAGCAGTGGTGACATTTGGTACTGCAGTTCCTGCTGGCCAGTTTGTTCCTGGAATTATGATAGGCTCCACGTACGGGCGCCTGGTTGGCatgtttgttgttaatttttacAAGGTCAACGTTGAGGAGGGAAC ATATGCACTGTTGGGAGCAGCTTCTTTTCTTGGAGGTTCAATGCGAATGACTGTCTCTTTATGTGTAATTATGGTTGAGATCACAAACAACTTGAAACTTTTACCTTTAATCATGCTTGTTCTCCTGATATCAAAG GCTGTTGGTGATGCATTCAATGAAGGTCTTTATGAACAACAAGCACGATTGAGAGGAATTCCACTGTTGGAATCTAGACCTAAATACCAAATGAGAAACATGAAGGCAAAGGAAGCTTGTGGAAATCAGAAG GTTGTCTCCTTTCCCCGTATTGTTAAGGTTGCAGATGTCATTTCTATTTTGCAGAGCAACATACACAATGGCTTTCCT GTGATTGATCACACGAGAAATGGGGAAACACTTGTAATTGGACTTGTGCTTCGCAG TCATTTGCTAGTCCTTCTCCAATCCAAGGTGGATTTTCAGCATAGTCCTTTACCATGTGATCCAGCAGGTGTATCGAAATCAATCAG GCACAACTTCAGTGAGTTTGTGAAACCTGTTTCCAGTAAAGGAATTTCTATAGAGGATATTCATTTAAGTTCAGATGACTTGGAAATGTACATTGATCTTGCCCCATTTTTGAACCCCTCTCCATACGTTGTCCCTGAAGATATGTCTTTAACAAAG GTATATAATCTTTTCCGACAACTAGGGTTGAGGCATATATTTGTTGTTCCTCGTGCATCTCGGGTAGTtggaatgattacaagaaaggaCTTGCTGATTGAG GATAGAGAGGATTCAGCTAATGTGGAGCTCCAATCAACTAGT AGGGCACCGTCAATATAG
- the LOC7459031 gene encoding chloride channel protein CLC-d isoform X1: protein MLSNQLHNGMETAKLLWSRIPSSEDGEVDGVSMLRTSNGNTAESLDYEVIENQAYRYEQAQRGKLYVGYQVVVKWFLALLIGIGTGLAAVFINISVENFAGWKFSLTFSIIQRSYFAGFVIYVLINLVLVFSSVYIVTHFAPAAAGSGIPEIKGYLNGLDIPGILLFRTLIGKIFGSIGSVGGGLALGKEGPLVHTGACIASLLGQGGSTKYHLSLRWLQVFKSDRDRRDLVTCGCAAGVAAAFRAPVGGVLFALEEVTSWWRSQLMWRVFFTSAVVAVVVRTAMGWCKSGKCGHFGSGGFIIWDTSDGQEDYSFGELLPMAVIGVIGGLLGALFNQLTLHITYWRRNYLHKNGNRVKIIEACLISVITSAISFGLPLLRKCNPCPESDPDSGIECPRPPGMYGNYVNFYCGKDKEYNDLATIFFNTQDDAIRNLFSAKTIHEFSAQSLLTFLVMFYTLAVVTFGTAVPAGQFVPGIMIGSTYGRLVGMFVVNFYKVNVEEGTYALLGAASFLGGSMRMTVSLCVIMVEITNNLKLLPLIMLVLLISKAVGDAFNEGLYEQQARLRGIPLLESRPKYQMRNMKAKEACGNQKVVSFPRIVKVADVISILQSNIHNGFPVIDHTRNGETLVIGLVLRSHLLVLLQSKVDFQHSPLPCDPAGVSKSIRHNFSEFVKPVSSKGISIEDIHLSSDDLEMYIDLAPFLNPSPYVVPEDMSLTKVYNLFRQLGLRHIFVVPRASRVVGMITRKDLLIEDREDSANVELQSTSVRGHRQYRMISRDVDVERPLLNGLLVQDHMLG, encoded by the exons atgttatcGAATCAATTGCATAATGGAATGGAGACTGCGAAGCTATTGTGGTCTCGGATTCCAAGCTCAGAGGACGGTGAGGTTGACGGTGTTAGCATGTTGAGAACCAGCAATGGAAACACTGCTGAGAGTCTTGACTATGAAGTTATCGAGAATCAGGCGTATCGATATGAAcag GCGCAAAGAGGGAAGCTTTATGTTGGATATCAAGTGGTAGTTAAGTGGTTCTTAGCTTTGCTCATTGGTATtg GTACTGGATTAGCGGCTGTTTTCATCAATATATCTGTCGAGAATTTTGCAGGCTGGAAGTTTTCTTTGACGTTTTCAATAATTCAGAGATCATATTTTGCTGGATTtgtaatatatgtattaattaacttggTTTTAGTCTTTTCATCTGTATATATCGTTACACATTTTGCACCTGCGGCAGCAGGTTCTGGTATTCCAGAAATTAAGGGTTATTTGAATG GGCTTGATATTCCTGGTATTCTACTCTTCAGAACTTTGATTGGAAAG ATATTTGGAAGCATTGGTTCTGTGGGAGGTGGCCTTGCTTTAGGAAAAGAAGGTCCTCTTGTTCATACTGGTGCTTGTATTGCTTCCTTGCTTGGACAA ggTGGATCTACAAAATATCATCTAAGTTTGAGGTGGCTTCAAGTTTTCAAGAGTGATCGCGATCGTCGTGATCTT GTGACCTGTGGGTGTGCGgctggtgttgctgctgcttttAGAGCTCCTGTTGGTGGTGTATTATTTGCTTTGGAAGAAGTTACATCCTG GTGGAGGAGTCAACTTATGTGGCGTGTCTTTTTTACCTCTGCTGTTGTGGCGGTTGTGGTGCGTACTGCTATGGGATGGTGTAAGAGTGGGAAGTGTGGGCATTTTGGCTCTGGTGGTTTCATAATATGGGACACGTCAGA tGGTCAAGAGGACTATTCTTTTGGGGAGTTACTTCCAATGGCAGTTATTGGGGTTATTGGTGGTCTACTTG GTGCGTTATTCAATCAGCTTACTCTTCATATAACCTACTGGCGACGGAATTATCTGCACAAGAATGGGAACCGAGTGAAG ATTATTGAAGCATGCCTCATCTCTGTTATTACTTCAGCTATTTCCTTTGGACTACCACTTCTAAGAAAATGCAATCCATGCCCTGAATCAGATCCTGACTCTGGCATTGAATGCCCAAGGCCCCCAGGGATGTATGGAAATTATGTAAAT TTTTACTGTGGCAAGGACAAGGAATACAATGATCTTGCAACGATTTTCTTTAATACTCAG GATGATGCCATAAGGAATCTGTTTAGTGCAAAGACAATCCATGAGTTCAGTGCCCAGAGTTTATTGACGTTTCTG GTTATGTTTTATACTTTAGCAGTGGTGACATTTGGTACTGCAGTTCCTGCTGGCCAGTTTGTTCCTGGAATTATGATAGGCTCCACGTACGGGCGCCTGGTTGGCatgtttgttgttaatttttacAAGGTCAACGTTGAGGAGGGAAC ATATGCACTGTTGGGAGCAGCTTCTTTTCTTGGAGGTTCAATGCGAATGACTGTCTCTTTATGTGTAATTATGGTTGAGATCACAAACAACTTGAAACTTTTACCTTTAATCATGCTTGTTCTCCTGATATCAAAG GCTGTTGGTGATGCATTCAATGAAGGTCTTTATGAACAACAAGCACGATTGAGAGGAATTCCACTGTTGGAATCTAGACCTAAATACCAAATGAGAAACATGAAGGCAAAGGAAGCTTGTGGAAATCAGAAG GTTGTCTCCTTTCCCCGTATTGTTAAGGTTGCAGATGTCATTTCTATTTTGCAGAGCAACATACACAATGGCTTTCCT GTGATTGATCACACGAGAAATGGGGAAACACTTGTAATTGGACTTGTGCTTCGCAG TCATTTGCTAGTCCTTCTCCAATCCAAGGTGGATTTTCAGCATAGTCCTTTACCATGTGATCCAGCAGGTGTATCGAAATCAATCAG GCACAACTTCAGTGAGTTTGTGAAACCTGTTTCCAGTAAAGGAATTTCTATAGAGGATATTCATTTAAGTTCAGATGACTTGGAAATGTACATTGATCTTGCCCCATTTTTGAACCCCTCTCCATACGTTGTCCCTGAAGATATGTCTTTAACAAAG GTATATAATCTTTTCCGACAACTAGGGTTGAGGCATATATTTGTTGTTCCTCGTGCATCTCGGGTAGTtggaatgattacaagaaaggaCTTGCTGATTGAG GATAGAGAGGATTCAGCTAATGTGGAGCTCCAATCAACTAGTGTAAG AGGGCACCGTCAATATAGGATGATCTCGAGGGATGTGGATGTGGAGCGCCCACTTCTTAATGGTCTTCTAGTTCAAGATCATATGCTTGGTTGA